The Streptomyces sp. DG1A-41 genomic sequence CGCGGGCCTGGTCTCGCTGGCCCACGGCACCAACGACGCCCAGAAGACGATGGGTGTCATCACCCTCGCCCTGGTCGCCGGCGGCGCCGTCGCCCCCGACTCCGACCCGCCCATGTGGGTCATCCTCTCGGCGGGTCTCGCCATCGCGCTCGGCACCTACCTCGGCGGCTGGCGCATCATCCGCACCATGGGCAAGGGCCTGACCGACCTCCGGCCGCAGCAGGGCTTCGCCGCCCAGACCAGCGCGGCGACGGTCATCCTGGCCTCCTCGCACCTCGGTTTCTCACTCTCCACGACCCACTCCGTGTCCGGCGCCGTGATGGGCGCGGGCCTCGGCCGCAAGGGCGGCGTCGTCCGCTGGTCGACGGCGACGCGCATGTTCGTCGCGTGGGGTCTGACGCTGCCGGCGGCGGCCCTGGTGGCCGCGCTCGCCGAGTACGTCACCGGCTTCGGCAGCTGGGGTACCGCGGTGGTGGCCGTCTTCCTCGTCGCCTCCAGCGCGGCGATCTGGAAGATCTCGCGGCGTGAGGTCGTCGACCACACCAACGTCAACGACACCGACGACGTGGAGCCGGCCGGTGTGGTGACCACGGCGATGGCCGCGGTGACGCCGCCGCCTCCGGCCGGCACCGTCACTGACGGGCCGATCGCGACGATACCGGCGCCGGCCTCGGCCGAACGCGAGCCCTCGACCACGACCACCCCGGTCTGACCCCGCCCACTCGGTTACAAGGAGAACCTCTGCCATGAAGATCGACTGGGCGGCCCTCGGCTCCGTCTTCGGCGTCAGCCTCGTGGTCACCGTGGCCCTCGTGGGCCTGTTCACCCTCGGCATCACCGGCCTGTCCCGCCGCGAGCGGGCGGTGGCCGCGGGCGGGTCCGCGGGGCTTGCCGTGACAGGTGCGTACGCGTGCTTCGCGGCGTGTGCGGCGGCTGTGGGATACGGGATCTATCTGATCGTGGCCTGATCGCCTGATGACGATCGCTTCTGCCGGGCGGTACGGGACTTCGTCCTGTGCCGCCCGGTTGTCGTGGGCGGGGTTCAGGAGCAGGGCGAGCCGGTGTCCGCGCCGGCGTCGGTGAGGATACGCCGCTCCGCCGGGGTGTAGGGGGCGGAGGCAGTTGCGGCAGAGGGCTTTGGGCTCTGGATCTGTCCGTCCCTCGAACCCGCGCCCCCGGCGCCCCCGGACGAACCCCGCAGGTACGCCTCGGGCAACGCCTGCCTAGCCTCCCTGCCCCGTGCGTTGTGCCAGGCGGCCATGGCCATCCGTACGGACGCCACGGGGTGGGTCGCGGCGAGGCGGCCGGCCTCCTCCGCCAGTGTGCGCGACGCGATCGTCCGCCCCCGGGACTCCAGCGCGTTCCCCCCTGCGCCATGACTCCACCGTCAGTCCTCCCGCAAGCAGGGCCAGGACGACGAGTACGGAGACCGCCAACCGCCACCGGTGCAGCGCTGGTTGCTGGTGGCGGCGGCTCAGGTCGACGTACGCACGCTCGGAAGGCGTGATGTCCTCCCCGTACCTCGGGTCCGCCAACTGCTCCGGGGACGTCGCCGGCATCGTGCCGCGCAGGAGCGCGCCGGTCTCCTCCCTCCGTGGCTTCCCAGTCGTCCAGGGCCTGGCGGAGGCGTTCCTGCCGCTGCCGGAAGTCGCGGGAGTCCTTCAGCCAGTGGCGGAGCCTGGGCAAGGCGCGGACCGGCTCCTCGTGGGCCAGGTCGATGATGGGCTCGCCGTCCGGGCCGTGGGTGATGCGGCAGCGGCGCAGGCCCGGCTGGAGGTCCAGCAGCGCTGCGGCTGGGATCAGGTACGAGGTGGCCGCTGTACGGCCGCGGCCGGTCGCGACCGTCATGCCGATCACAGCACCGAGTTCCTCGTCCCAGACGGGGGCTCCGCTGCACCCCCGGGAGATGTGGTGCGCGGTGCCGTCCGCCTCCACGGAGATCCAGCCCTGTCCGACGGCGCCGAGCAGCCGCCCGCCGCTCCAGGCGCGGTGTTCGGCCGAGGCCGGGAAGGCCAGGATGCGGAAGCGGTGCTCCCAGACGTTCACCGGCGCCTGCCAGGCGGACGGGAGGCGTGTCCGCGACGGCGGCGTGTCCGGGCAGCCGCAGGAGGGCGATGTCGCCCGTTCCGTCGGCGGCCGGCGGCTGCCAGGCCGACAATGAGGTCTCGACGGCGGCGCCGCCCCGCTGGAACGGGAACTCGGCGGTCACGGGGCTCGTCGGCGCGGATTCGGCCCGTGCGTCGGTGCGTGGGGCCTGCGCGACGACATGGGCGCAGGTGGCCACCGTGCCGGGGGCGAGCAGGAATCCGGAGCCGACGGGAGTGCCGTCGGCGGACCGTACCCGGACCACCGCGGGGCCGAGCCCCTCCGGGCACCGTGCGCCGGTCGCCTCGGTGGCCCCGGGCGACGGCCGGTGGCGTCCACCGGCACCAACTGGGCGTCGTAGCGCACTGGTCCCGTCCTTTCCGCAGGTCTGCATCCCGTGCGAGGTATTGGAGATGTGCGCCGGGACCCCCGCAAGCGGGTCGCCGGAACGTGCCCACACAGGGGGATGCGCCCCGACCCCTCCCACGGGCGCGGGGCTGCGTGCCGGCGGTGTGGGCTTCTCCACACTCTCCCCTCGCAGGTCAACGGCAAGTTGACGGCTGTTCCCGGCCGTGGTGGACTGCCGGGGCCAGTACGGCGGCAGGAGAGGAAGCCGGTGGAAGTCCGGCGCGGTCCCGCCACTGTCACCGGGGTAGCGATCCCCGGGAGCCAGGAACTCTCACCGCCGGTCTAGTCGAACCAGGGCGTGGACACCCTGAGTGAGGACATATCGCCATGCGCGGCTGCCGATCGAGGTTCAGTACCCCACCCCTGCCTGCTCCTGTGGCCGGCTGAGCCCATGGGTGCCGGTCGCGTCTTCGCGTACGGCACCGCCGCCGGTCTGATCGGTGACCTGCTGCTCGGCGATCCTCGCCGGGGGCATCCGGTCGCCGTGTTCGGGCGGGCCGCGGGCGCCGTGGAACGGGTGTTGTGGCGGGACCACCGGGGGTGGGGCGCGCTGCACACCGTGGTGTGCGCCGGAGGAGCCGTCGTGCTCGGGGGCGTCGCCGTGCGTGCCGTACGGGACTCCGCCGTCGCGTCCGTCGCGCTGACCGGCGCCGCCACCTGGGCCGTGGTCGGGGGGACTTCGCTCGCGCGGGAGGCGCGGGCCATCGGGCGTGCCCTGGAGGAGGGGGACGTCGAGGGGGCCCGGGCGCGGCTGCCGCATCTGTGCGGGCGGGATCCGCAGGCGCTCGACGCCGACGGGATCGCCCGGGCCGTGGTCGAGTCCGTCGCCGAGAACACCTCCGACGCGGTCGTGGGGGCGCTCGTGTGGGGGGCCGTCGGCGGGGTGCCGGGGCTCCTCGGGTTCCGGGCCGTCAACACCCTGGACGCGATGGTCGGGCACAAGTCGGCCCGGTACCGGCGGTACGGGTGGGCCTCCGCGCGGCTGGACGACCTCGCGGGATGGCCGGGGGCCCGGCTGACCGCCGTGCTCGCGACCCTGGCTGGGGACGATCCACGGGGAGCCGTACGGGCCTGGCGCGCCGACTCCGCCCAGCATCCGAGCCCCAACGCCGGGCCCGTGGAGGCCTCGTTCGCGGGCGCGCTCGGGGTGCGGCTGGGCGGAACCCTGTCGTACGGCGGTCGCGTCGAGCACCGGCCCGTGCTCAACGGGGCGGGGCGCGGCGTCGCCACCGGGGACATCGAACGGGCCGTACGGCTGTCCAGGCGTGTCGGCTGGCTCGCGCTCGGCGTCTGTGTCGCCGCGCGCCGCATCGCGAAAGGGCGTACGTCATGACGGGCGGTGGACTTCTGGTCGCCGGTACCACCTCCGACGCCGGCAAGAGCGTCGTGACCGCCGGAATCTGCCGGTGGCTGGTGCGCCAGGGCGTCAAGGTCGCGCCCTTCAAGGCGCAGAACATGTCCCTCAACTCCTTCGTGACGAGGGAAGGTGCCGAGATCGGGCGGGCGCAGGCCATGCAGGCGCAAGCCTGCCGCGTCGAGCCGACCGCGCTGATGAACCCGGTGCTGCTCAAGCCCGGCGGCGAGCGCAGCAGTCAGGTCGTGCTGCTGGGCAAGCCGGTCGGAGAGCTGAGCGCACGCGGGTACCACGGTGGACGGCAGCAGCAGCTGCTCGGGACCGTGCTGGACTGCCTGGAGCGGTTGCGGGGCACGTATGACGCGGTGATCTGTGAGGGGGCGGGCAGTCCCGCCGAGATCAATCTGCGCCGGACCGACATCGTCAACATGGGGATCGCCCGCAACGCCGGGCTCCCCGTGCTCGTCGTCGGTGACATCGACCGGGGCGGTGTCTTCGCCTCGTTCTTCGGGACCGTCGCGCTGCTGTCGCGCGAGGACCAGGAGTGCGTCGCCGGGTTCCTCGTCAACAAGTTCCGGGGGGACGTCTCCCTGCTGGAGCCGGGTCTCGACATGCTCCAGGGCCTCACCGGTCGGCCTACGTACGGCGTCCTGCCCTTCCGGCACGGGCTGGGGATCGACGAGGAGGACGGGATGGGGGTCCCCCCTGCTCGAGCGGAGTCGAGAGCTTGGGGGAGCGTCTCCCTGCGGGGGACGGTCCGGGAGTCCGTCGTCGCCCCGCCGGTCGGCGAGGACGTGCTGCGGGTCGCCGTGTGCGCGATCCCGCTCATGTCCAATTTCACCGACGTGGACGCGCTGGCCGCCGAACCCGGTGTCGTGGTGCGGTTCGTGGACCGGCCGGAGGAACTCGCCGACGCCGACCTCGTCATCGTGCCCGGGACCCGGGGGACCGTCCGGGCGCTGGAGTGGCTGCGGGAGCGCGGGCTGGCCGACGCGCTCGCGCGCAGGGCGGCCGAGCAGCGGCCGGTCCTCGGGATCTGCGGCGGCTTCCAGATCCTCGGCGAGCACATCGAGGACGACGTGGAGAGCCGCCGGGGTCAGGTCGAGGGGCTCGGGGTCCTGCCCGTGCGGGTGCGGTTCGCCCGCGAGAAGACCCTCACCCGGCCGGCGGGCGAGGCCCTCGGGGAGCACGTCGAGGGCTACGAGATCCATCACGGCGTCGCCGACGTCACCGGCGGCAAGCCCTTCCTGGACGGCTGCCGGGTCGGCCAGACCTGGGGCACGCACTGGCACGGCTCGCTGGAGTCGGACGGGTTCCGGCGGGCCTTCCTGCGCGAGGTGGCGGCCGCAGCGGGGCGCCGCTTCGTGCCGGCGCCGGACACCTCGTTCGCCGCGCTGCGCGAGGAGCAGCTCGACCGGCTCGGCGACCTGATCGAACAGCACGCGGACACGGACGCGCTGTGGCGGCTCATCGAGTCGGGCGCGCCGCGAGGACTGCCCTTCATTCCACCGGGAGCGCCCGCATGAGCACTGTGTTGTTGTTGTCGACCGCCGACACGGACCTGCTGGCGGCCCGGGCCGCCTCCGGCGCCTCGTACCGGATCGGCAACCCGACCCGCGTGGACGTCCGACAGGAGCTTCCGGCCCTCCTCGACGGCGCGGACATCGCCGTCGTACGGCTGCTCGGCGGCAAGCGGGCCTGGGAGGACGGGCTCGCCGCGCTGAAGGCGTCCGGCGTCCCGACCGTCCTGCTGGGCGGAGAGGCCGTTCCCGACGCCGAGTTGATGGCCGAGTCGTCGGTGCCGGCCGGTGTCGTGGCGGAGGCGCTGAAGT encodes the following:
- a CDS encoding inorganic phosphate transporter; this encodes MESFSLILAIVVVTALAFDFTNGFHDTANAMATTISTGAMRPKVAVAMSAVLNLVGAFLSVEVANTISKGLVDEAGIRPEVIFAALVGAILWNLLTWLVGLPSSSSHALMGGLIGATIASAGVGAVHGDVLVTKVLIPAIAAPLVAGVAALLATRLTYSLGKKADGKASEKGYRAGQIASAGLVSLAHGTNDAQKTMGVITLALVAGGAVAPDSDPPMWVILSAGLAIALGTYLGGWRIIRTMGKGLTDLRPQQGFAAQTSAATVILASSHLGFSLSTTHSVSGAVMGAGLGRKGGVVRWSTATRMFVAWGLTLPAAALVAALAEYVTGFGSWGTAVVAVFLVASSAAIWKISRREVVDHTNVNDTDDVEPAGVVTTAMAAVTPPPPAGTVTDGPIATIPAPASAEREPSTTTTPV
- a CDS encoding cobalamin biosynthesis protein → MGAGRVFAYGTAAGLIGDLLLGDPRRGHPVAVFGRAAGAVERVLWRDHRGWGALHTVVCAGGAVVLGGVAVRAVRDSAVASVALTGAATWAVVGGTSLAREARAIGRALEEGDVEGARARLPHLCGRDPQALDADGIARAVVESVAENTSDAVVGALVWGAVGGVPGLLGFRAVNTLDAMVGHKSARYRRYGWASARLDDLAGWPGARLTAVLATLAGDDPRGAVRAWRADSAQHPSPNAGPVEASFAGALGVRLGGTLSYGGRVEHRPVLNGAGRGVATGDIERAVRLSRRVGWLALGVCVAARRIAKGRTS
- a CDS encoding cobyric acid synthase, producing MTGGGLLVAGTTSDAGKSVVTAGICRWLVRQGVKVAPFKAQNMSLNSFVTREGAEIGRAQAMQAQACRVEPTALMNPVLLKPGGERSSQVVLLGKPVGELSARGYHGGRQQQLLGTVLDCLERLRGTYDAVICEGAGSPAEINLRRTDIVNMGIARNAGLPVLVVGDIDRGGVFASFFGTVALLSREDQECVAGFLVNKFRGDVSLLEPGLDMLQGLTGRPTYGVLPFRHGLGIDEEDGMGVPPARAESRAWGSVSLRGTVRESVVAPPVGEDVLRVAVCAIPLMSNFTDVDALAAEPGVVVRFVDRPEELADADLVIVPGTRGTVRALEWLRERGLADALARRAAEQRPVLGICGGFQILGEHIEDDVESRRGQVEGLGVLPVRVRFAREKTLTRPAGEALGEHVEGYEIHHGVADVTGGKPFLDGCRVGQTWGTHWHGSLESDGFRRAFLREVAAAAGRRFVPAPDTSFAALREEQLDRLGDLIEQHADTDALWRLIESGAPRGLPFIPPGAPA